One window of Chamaesiphon minutus PCC 6605 genomic DNA carries:
- the trmFO gene encoding FADH(2)-oxidizing methylenetetrahydrofolate--tRNA-(uracil(54)-C(5))-methyltransferase TrmFO, which translates to MRVRVIGGGLAGTEAAWQIAQAGVPVTLYEMRPHTLSPAHHSEELAELVCSNSFGAQATDRAAGLLHEELRRLGSIIIQKADHHSVPAGGALAVDRGQFSHDLTQTLANHPLVEFRRDDVSEIPRDGIVVLATGPLTSPALAEDIQRFAGMDYLNFFDAASPIIVGDSIDKNIAFFASRYDKGEAAYLNCPMNKEQYLHFRQELCNAEQAELKDFDRETAKFFEACLPIEELAQRGEETMRYGPLKPVGLFDSRRGDFKAPENQIHRPYAVIQLRQEDKAGQLWNMVGFQTNLKWGEQKRIFSMIPGLENAEFVRLGVMHRNTFINSPKLLSSSLQFHSRRDLLAAGQIIGTEGYTAAAAGGWLAGTNAARLALGLEAIFMPNVTMMGSLFDFISTAEPKHFQPMPPNFGIFPELPTKIKNKQERYGAYRDRSLNAIDALIAGQLAAKYAANIAI; encoded by the coding sequence ATGCGCGTTCGGGTGATTGGCGGTGGTTTAGCAGGTACCGAAGCAGCTTGGCAGATCGCCCAGGCTGGCGTACCCGTGACCTTATATGAGATGCGTCCCCACACTTTGAGTCCCGCGCATCACAGCGAAGAATTAGCCGAATTGGTGTGTAGTAACTCCTTTGGTGCTCAAGCAACCGATCGGGCCGCTGGATTGTTGCACGAAGAATTACGCCGCTTGGGTTCGATTATCATCCAGAAGGCCGACCATCACTCGGTTCCGGCGGGGGGAGCTTTGGCCGTCGATCGCGGCCAATTCAGCCACGATTTAACCCAAACTTTAGCAAATCATCCCCTAGTAGAATTTCGGCGCGATGATGTGTCCGAAATCCCCCGCGATGGCATTGTCGTCTTGGCTACCGGGCCTTTGACTAGTCCTGCGCTAGCCGAGGATATCCAGCGATTTGCGGGGATGGATTATCTCAACTTTTTTGATGCTGCCAGTCCGATTATCGTCGGCGATTCGATCGATAAAAATATTGCGTTCTTTGCTTCGCGTTACGATAAAGGCGAAGCCGCTTACCTCAACTGCCCGATGAATAAGGAGCAATATCTCCACTTCCGGCAAGAGCTGTGTAACGCCGAGCAAGCTGAATTGAAAGATTTCGATCGGGAGACGGCTAAATTCTTTGAAGCCTGCCTGCCGATCGAAGAATTAGCCCAGCGCGGCGAAGAAACCATGCGGTATGGCCCTTTAAAACCCGTTGGCTTATTCGACAGTCGCAGAGGCGATTTTAAGGCTCCTGAGAACCAAATTCACCGCCCCTATGCCGTCATCCAACTGCGGCAAGAAGACAAAGCCGGACAACTGTGGAACATGGTTGGCTTTCAGACTAACTTGAAGTGGGGCGAACAAAAGCGGATTTTCTCGATGATTCCTGGCTTAGAAAATGCTGAATTCGTGCGCTTGGGAGTAATGCACCGCAACACCTTTATCAATTCGCCCAAATTACTCTCATCTTCACTCCAGTTTCACAGCCGTCGGGACTTACTCGCCGCTGGACAAATTATCGGTACCGAAGGCTACACCGCCGCCGCTGCTGGCGGCTGGTTGGCAGGCACCAATGCCGCACGTTTGGCATTAGGCTTAGAAGCAATCTTTATGCCCAATGTGACGATGATGGGTTCGCTGTTTGACTTTATTAGCACCGCCGAACCCAAACATTTTCAACCGATGCCCCCCAACTTCGGCATTTTCCCAGAATTGCCGACCAAAATTAAGAATAAACAAGAACGCTATGGAGCTTATCGCGATCGATCTTTAAATGCGATCGATGCACTTATTGCTGGGCAATTAGCAGCAAAATATGCAGCTAATATAGCTATTTAA